In the genome of Pelobacter seleniigenes DSM 18267, one region contains:
- the speA gene encoding biosynthetic arginine decarboxylase codes for MNATSKRSWTPADAARVYGIDHWGQDHFAVSEDGRITVRVPFPSGEVAVPLTDILQGANDRGHALPLLVRIENFLDSRLALLNETFRDAISQAGYQNHYNGVFPVKVNQQSAVIEEIVRFGSRYGHGLEAGSKPELLLCLASLYENGLLICNGYKDREFIDLGLWANKLGYRCVFVIESPNELPLIIARSRALGISPLIGLRIKVSAKVGGLWTETSGDRSSFGLSTAQLIATVDTLRRENMLDCLQLLHCHLGSQIPDIEEIRNGVREASRFYADLAGEGVPLRYLDLGGGLAVDYIGNQSKHSHSRNYNLADYCNCIVRTIQETLDPTGVAHPIIVTESGRATVAHNTMLLFNILDVMRYEPLSLPDMPPQGCHPLTARQYQLSQDAAAIDLENGYREALANRDRIRELFREGEIRLRERSLAENLFLAIARNLAERGRAAAATSPALDALTTLLADIYYGNFSVFQSLPDSWAIDQIFPVAPIHRLDEYPERVGTISDLTCDCDGKLDHFILSAGESQTLPLHPLQEGEDYILGVFLMGAYQETLGDLHNLFGDTNVISVRINEEGSFDVMKEQSGDTISEVLAMLEYNPAFFYENFREKIELAVRGGKINVAERQQILKQFSSQLQRQTYFKS; via the coding sequence ATGAACGCCACCAGCAAACGGAGCTGGACCCCTGCCGACGCGGCCCGGGTCTACGGCATCGATCATTGGGGCCAGGACCATTTTGCGGTGTCCGAAGACGGCCGCATAACCGTCAGGGTTCCGTTTCCATCCGGTGAGGTGGCCGTCCCGCTGACCGATATTCTGCAGGGGGCCAATGACCGCGGCCATGCCCTGCCGCTGCTGGTCAGGATCGAAAATTTTCTCGATTCACGCTTGGCCCTGCTCAATGAAACGTTCCGGGACGCGATCAGCCAAGCCGGCTATCAGAATCATTATAATGGGGTCTTCCCGGTCAAGGTCAATCAGCAGAGCGCGGTTATTGAAGAAATTGTCCGCTTCGGTTCCCGCTACGGCCATGGTCTGGAAGCTGGCAGCAAACCGGAGCTGCTGCTTTGCCTGGCCAGTCTTTACGAAAACGGGCTGTTGATCTGCAACGGCTATAAAGACCGGGAATTCATCGATCTGGGGCTCTGGGCCAACAAACTCGGCTATCGCTGCGTCTTTGTCATCGAATCCCCCAATGAGCTGCCGCTGATCATCGCCCGCAGCCGCGCTCTCGGCATCAGCCCGCTGATCGGCCTGCGTATCAAGGTCTCGGCCAAGGTCGGCGGACTCTGGACCGAGACCAGCGGCGACCGCAGCAGTTTCGGACTCAGCACCGCGCAGCTCATTGCCACTGTCGACACCCTGCGCCGTGAGAACATGCTCGACTGTCTGCAGCTGCTCCACTGCCACCTCGGCTCGCAGATTCCGGATATCGAAGAGATCCGCAACGGGGTGCGCGAAGCCAGCCGCTTTTATGCCGACCTGGCCGGCGAAGGAGTGCCGTTACGCTACCTTGATCTGGGCGGCGGCCTGGCCGTCGATTATATCGGCAATCAGAGCAAACACAGTCACTCCCGGAATTACAATCTGGCCGACTACTGCAATTGTATTGTCCGCACCATTCAGGAGACGCTGGATCCGACCGGAGTCGCTCATCCGATCATTGTGACCGAGTCCGGACGGGCGACGGTTGCCCACAATACCATGCTCCTGTTCAACATCCTGGATGTGATGCGCTACGAGCCCCTCTCCCTGCCCGACATGCCACCGCAGGGGTGTCACCCCTTGACCGCCCGTCAATACCAGCTCAGCCAGGATGCTGCCGCCATCGACCTGGAGAATGGCTATCGCGAAGCGCTGGCCAACCGGGACCGGATTCGCGAACTGTTCCGGGAGGGGGAAATTCGACTGCGCGAGCGCTCCCTGGCGGAAAACCTCTTCCTGGCCATTGCCCGCAACCTGGCGGAACGTGGCCGCGCAGCAGCAGCGACCTCCCCGGCCCTGGACGCACTGACCACCCTGCTGGCCGACATTTATTACGGCAACTTCAGTGTCTTTCAGTCGTTGCCGGATTCCTGGGCCATCGATCAGATCTTTCCGGTTGCACCGATTCATCGCCTTGACGAATATCCCGAGCGGGTCGGCACCATCTCCGACCTGACCTGTGATTGTGACGGCAAGCTCGATCATTTCATTCTTTCCGCGGGAGAAAGTCAGACCCTGCCCCTTCATCCCCTGCAAGAAGGGGAAGACTATATCCTCGGCGTATTTCTGATGGGCGCCTATCAGGAAACCCTTGGCGACCTGCACAACCTGTTCGGCGACACCAATGTGATCAGTGTGCGCATCAATGAAGAAGGCAGTTTCGATGTCATGAAGGAGCAGTCGGGGGATACCATCAGCGAAGTTCTCGCCATGTTGGAATACAATCCGGCGTTCTTCTACGAAAATTTCCGGGAGAAAATTGAACTTGCGGTTCGCGGTGGCAAGATCAATGTCGCTGAAAGACAGCAGATTCTCAAACAGTTTTCATCCCAGCTGCAGCGCCAGACCTATTTTAAATCATAA
- a CDS encoding cytochrome b5 domain-containing protein, with protein sequence MTEQELARYDGQNGRAAYIAVSGTVYDVSTSPYWQNGRHEDLHQAGRDLTEELKSAPHVRAVVERFPVAGRLEKAPPQEKKSGLPLLSIIIMILVMILLIATFIR encoded by the coding sequence ATGACTGAACAGGAGTTGGCGCGCTATGACGGCCAGAACGGTCGGGCGGCCTATATTGCAGTGAGCGGAACCGTCTACGATGTCAGCACCAGCCCGTATTGGCAAAACGGTCGCCATGAAGATTTGCATCAGGCGGGACGCGATCTGACCGAAGAACTCAAAAGCGCACCTCATGTACGCGCTGTCGTGGAAAGGTTCCCGGTTGCCGGCCGCCTCGAAAAAGCCCCGCCGCAAGAAAAAAAGTCGGGCCTGCCACTGCTGTCGATCATCATCATGATCTTGGTAATGATTCTGTTGATCGCCACCTTCATCCGCTAA
- a CDS encoding response regulator, whose translation MKKHILFVDDEQSLALLGADLLEDYGFQVTCAYHGRQALDVFTGQSDAFDLVVTDESMPEMSGIELAQELFRISPQTPVILCSGHMLTMQEEGIDQTNIINVLAKTDVCLKLPAFLERLFADS comes from the coding sequence ATGAAGAAACACATTCTTTTTGTTGATGACGAACAAAGTCTGGCCCTGCTGGGGGCGGATCTGCTTGAAGATTATGGCTTCCAGGTGACCTGTGCCTATCATGGTCGGCAGGCGCTGGACGTCTTCACTGGTCAGAGCGACGCCTTTGATCTGGTGGTCACCGACGAATCGATGCCGGAAATGTCGGGTATTGAATTGGCTCAGGAGCTGTTCCGGATTTCTCCGCAGACGCCGGTTATCCTCTGCTCCGGGCATATGCTGACTATGCAGGAAGAGGGGATTGACCAAACCAATATCATCAATGTTCTTGCCAAGACCGATGTCTGCCTGAAACTGCCGGCATTTCTGGAACGGCTGTTTGCCGACAGTTAA
- a CDS encoding RluA family pseudouridine synthase: MSSSRKLFFTEDRPPERLDTFLAECFPEISRSQIKKLIDTELVSLDGTPAKASRKLKGGESVLVILPEPEPSEARAEDIPLHILYEDHDLIVIDKPAGMVVHPAAGHSGGTLVNALLHHCQDLAGIGGELRPGIVHRLDKDTSGVMVATKNDRSHLHLAAQFKKHSINRRYLALVHGCPETTTGKVDKPIGRHPVQRKKMSSKARNGRRAVTHWSVLKDYRDDRLSLIEFTLETGRTHQIRVHFSELGFPLVADPLYGRRGKEFPRNQELSRLVAKLPGQALHARLLGFIHPSTGKYLEFSSEIPDTLNEIISYLDLKNALA, from the coding sequence ATGAGTTCATCCCGAAAACTGTTCTTTACTGAAGACCGTCCACCGGAAAGACTGGACACATTCCTGGCCGAGTGTTTTCCGGAGATCAGCCGCTCCCAGATCAAGAAGCTGATCGACACCGAACTGGTTTCCCTTGACGGAACCCCGGCCAAAGCCAGCAGGAAACTCAAAGGCGGCGAGTCGGTTCTGGTCATCCTGCCCGAACCGGAACCGAGCGAAGCTCGCGCCGAGGACATCCCGCTGCATATCCTTTACGAAGATCATGACCTGATCGTCATCGACAAACCTGCCGGTATGGTGGTCCACCCGGCCGCCGGGCATTCCGGCGGGACCTTGGTCAACGCCCTGCTTCATCACTGCCAGGATCTGGCCGGCATCGGCGGCGAATTAAGACCCGGCATCGTTCATCGACTGGACAAGGACACCTCCGGGGTTATGGTCGCCACAAAAAATGACCGCAGCCATCTGCACCTGGCGGCCCAATTTAAAAAGCACTCCATCAACAGACGCTACCTGGCGCTGGTTCATGGTTGTCCTGAGACAACTACGGGAAAGGTCGACAAGCCCATCGGCCGTCATCCGGTTCAACGCAAAAAAATGAGCAGCAAAGCCAGAAATGGCCGCCGCGCAGTCACCCACTGGTCGGTGTTGAAAGATTATCGGGACGACCGCCTGAGCCTGATCGAATTCACCCTGGAAACCGGCCGAACCCATCAGATCCGGGTTCATTTCTCTGAACTCGGCTTTCCGCTGGTTGCTGATCCCCTTTACGGTCGGCGGGGTAAGGAATTCCCCCGCAACCAGGAACTGAGCCGACTGGTCGCGAAGTTACCGGGGCAGGCCCTGCACGCAAGGCTTCTTGGCTTTATTCACCCGTCCACAGGAAAATATCTGGAATTTTCGAGCGAAATACCGGACACTCTCAACGAGATTATTTCTTACCTTGACCTGAAAAACGCCTTGGCATAA
- the pgeF gene encoding peptidoglycan editing factor PgeF, which translates to MKLVRQGKISFLQPKTIPAQLVAGFSTRNGGVSRPPYNSLNLGFGTDDAIAHVEGNRSTFTRSFGLSPHQLLTVKQVHGKDLLLIDEPNLDLSHFLKVEVDAIVTNQPGIMIGILTADCLPILIWHKDLKAVAAIHAGWRGAANGIIAKTINTITSHFDCPASELRAAVGPGIGAHNYEVDRPVRDMFRKGSGFWKEISTETSLGHWQLNLPLSCQLQLEALGIAPQHIDVATECTCCHPELLFSHRRDQGVTGRQLGFIMIPQDS; encoded by the coding sequence ATGAAACTTGTCCGTCAAGGAAAGATTTCTTTCCTGCAGCCAAAAACCATCCCCGCACAGCTCGTCGCCGGGTTCAGTACCCGCAATGGCGGGGTCAGTCGTCCACCCTACAATTCTCTCAACCTCGGCTTCGGAACCGATGATGCAATTGCCCATGTCGAAGGCAACCGCTCAACCTTCACCCGCAGTTTCGGGCTGAGTCCGCACCAATTGCTGACCGTCAAACAGGTTCATGGCAAAGACCTGCTGCTCATCGATGAGCCGAACCTGGACCTGTCCCATTTTCTGAAAGTGGAAGTCGATGCCATCGTCACCAACCAGCCGGGGATTATGATCGGCATCCTCACCGCCGACTGCCTGCCGATCCTGATCTGGCACAAGGACCTCAAAGCGGTCGCCGCCATTCATGCCGGCTGGCGCGGGGCGGCCAACGGAATCATCGCCAAGACCATCAACACCATCACCAGTCATTTCGATTGCCCCGCCTCCGAACTCAGGGCGGCAGTCGGTCCGGGAATCGGCGCCCACAACTATGAGGTGGACCGCCCGGTACGAGACATGTTCCGCAAAGGCAGCGGTTTCTGGAAAGAGATTTCCACGGAAACCAGCCTGGGTCACTGGCAGCTTAACCTGCCCTTAAGCTGTCAGCTTCAGCTGGAAGCGCTCGGCATTGCGCCTCAGCATATCGATGTCGCCACAGAATGCACCTGCTGTCACCCGGAACTGCTGTTTTCTCACCGGCGTGACCAGGGGGTAACCGGCAGGCAGCTCGGCTTCATCATGATCCCTCAAGACAGCTAG
- a CDS encoding TrkH family potassium uptake protein, with translation MNLLLTLRILGSLLLFLGATLFIPLPFSLYYQDGVWSAFVISALICCGVGGLIMAACRSPQELSVREGFAVVTFGWTVFAVFGALPYLLAGAIPSPLDAIFETMSGFTTTGSTILREIEHLPPSLLFWRALTHWLGGMGIIVLSLAILPMLGVGGMQLFKAEVPGPTADRLKPRIQDTAKMLWGVYFLLTSVETVLLMFGGMSFFDALCHSFATLATGGFSTRNASVGAYNSGYIDAVVTLFMILAGVNFALHFQVLRGRVRDFFGSEELRVYLGIIVVATAVVMYFNWSEDVYRGLVENLRYSSFQVASIITTTGFGTADFELWPVVTQYILVLLMFVGGCAGSTGGGMKVARILLLFKHAQVQLFRLIHPRAIRLVKLGNRPVDKEVMQSILGFFALFISVFVGGSLLVAASGMDLVSSGAAVIACLGNIGPGIGTVGPIDNFAHVPALGKTVLIVCMLMGRLELFTVLVLFFPSFWRK, from the coding sequence ATGAACCTGCTGCTGACCCTGCGCATCCTCGGTTCGCTGCTGCTTTTTCTGGGCGCAACCCTGTTTATCCCGCTGCCCTTCTCCCTCTACTATCAGGATGGTGTCTGGTCCGCGTTTGTTATTTCCGCCCTGATCTGCTGCGGGGTTGGCGGTTTGATTATGGCTGCCTGCCGGAGCCCTCAGGAACTGTCGGTCCGGGAAGGCTTTGCCGTGGTCACCTTCGGCTGGACGGTCTTTGCCGTATTCGGAGCTTTGCCCTATCTGCTGGCCGGGGCGATCCCTTCACCGCTGGATGCGATTTTCGAGACCATGAGCGGCTTTACCACCACCGGTTCGACCATCCTGCGCGAGATCGAACATCTGCCGCCGAGCCTGTTGTTCTGGCGGGCGCTGACCCACTGGCTGGGCGGAATGGGGATCATTGTGCTGTCCCTGGCCATTCTGCCGATGCTCGGGGTCGGCGGTATGCAGCTGTTCAAGGCCGAGGTCCCCGGACCGACGGCCGATCGGCTGAAACCGCGCATCCAGGACACCGCCAAGATGCTCTGGGGGGTCTATTTTCTGCTCACCTCGGTGGAGACCGTCCTGCTGATGTTTGGCGGGATGTCCTTCTTTGATGCCCTCTGTCATTCCTTTGCCACCCTCGCAACCGGCGGGTTTTCCACCCGCAACGCGTCGGTCGGGGCGTATAACAGCGGCTATATCGATGCGGTCGTTACCCTGTTCATGATTCTGGCCGGGGTCAACTTTGCCCTGCATTTCCAGGTGCTGCGCGGGCGGGTGCGGGATTTCTTCGGCAGCGAGGAATTGCGCGTCTATCTGGGCATCATTGTGGTTGCCACGGCGGTGGTCATGTACTTCAACTGGTCCGAAGATGTCTACCGCGGCCTGGTGGAAAACCTGCGTTATTCATCTTTCCAAGTGGCCTCGATTATCACCACCACCGGTTTCGGGACCGCTGATTTCGAACTCTGGCCGGTGGTGACCCAGTATATTCTGGTGCTGCTGATGTTTGTCGGCGGCTGCGCCGGCTCGACTGGTGGCGGTATGAAGGTCGCGCGGATTCTGCTGTTGTTCAAGCATGCCCAGGTCCAACTGTTCCGGCTGATTCATCCCCGTGCGATCCGCCTGGTCAAGCTCGGCAACCGGCCGGTTGATAAAGAGGTCATGCAGTCGATTCTGGGTTTCTTCGCGCTGTTTATCAGCGTGTTTGTCGGCGGTTCATTACTGGTAGCGGCCAGCGGCATGGATCTGGTTTCATCCGGGGCGGCAGTGATTGCCTGTCTCGGAAACATCGGTCCCGGCATCGGTACCGTTGGCCCCATTGATAATTTTGCCCATGTGCCGGCCTTGGGCAAAACCGTACTGATTGTCTGTATGCTGATGGGCCGTTTGGAATTGTTTACTGTGCTGGTTCTGTTCTTCCCGTCTTTCTGGCGTAAATAA
- the trkA gene encoding Trk system potassium transporter TrkA has product MKILIVGSGQVGYFLCDRLSREGHEVTLVDQSEEIVQRAQDRLNVMGVVGNGASAEILEQAGIKEAEIFIAVTNIDEVNILACLLAREYQVGVLVARTKNIEYTSHKAVLSKEKLGIDLLINPEDAVADELTKLACNSKAFDVAEFAEGQILFQGYRIGPESPLCDLSLAELGELRGMYRFVVVAISRGNTTIIPRGDDVIQDGDRIYIFAPQPELPAINYLLQAEGIDQRRVRRAFVLGGSRIGLQVAQNLEKLNFQTKLVEKDEDRCYKLAEQLHKAVVINAEGLDVETLLDEGLAEAGVFIAVTDNDQTNILTCLLAKQHKARRTLALVSQPELIGLATELGIDACISPRLAAAGAILKFVRRGDIISLTAVEGSNSEVLELEIKKDSGLHGRTLQELHFPRGAIIGAIVRGDKYDIPTGDSTLEAGDRVVIFTLPEALQKVERFFA; this is encoded by the coding sequence ATGAAAATTCTTATCGTCGGTTCCGGGCAGGTCGGTTACTTTCTGTGTGACCGGTTATCCCGTGAAGGGCATGAAGTGACCCTGGTTGATCAGAGCGAAGAGATCGTGCAGCGTGCTCAGGATCGCTTGAATGTCATGGGGGTGGTCGGTAACGGGGCCAGCGCCGAAATCCTTGAACAGGCCGGGATTAAGGAAGCGGAAATTTTTATCGCCGTCACCAATATCGATGAAGTTAATATCCTCGCCTGCCTGCTGGCCCGCGAATATCAGGTCGGGGTGCTGGTCGCCCGGACCAAGAATATCGAATACACCAGCCATAAGGCGGTTCTCTCCAAGGAAAAACTGGGGATCGATCTGCTCATCAACCCGGAAGACGCGGTCGCTGATGAGCTGACCAAACTCGCCTGCAACTCCAAGGCCTTTGACGTTGCCGAATTCGCCGAAGGGCAAATCCTCTTCCAGGGTTACCGGATTGGCCCGGAGAGTCCGCTCTGCGATCTGTCCCTGGCCGAACTCGGCGAACTGCGCGGCATGTACCGGTTTGTGGTGGTGGCCATCAGTCGCGGCAATACCACCATCATCCCCCGCGGTGACGATGTCATCCAGGACGGGGACCGCATTTATATCTTTGCGCCACAACCGGAGCTGCCCGCCATCAACTACCTGTTACAGGCCGAAGGGATCGATCAGCGTCGGGTGCGCAGGGCGTTTGTCCTCGGGGGCAGTCGGATCGGCCTGCAGGTGGCCCAGAACCTGGAAAAGCTCAATTTTCAGACCAAACTGGTCGAGAAAGATGAAGACCGCTGCTACAAGCTGGCCGAACAACTGCATAAGGCCGTGGTCATCAATGCGGAGGGGCTGGATGTCGAAACCTTGCTCGACGAAGGGTTGGCGGAGGCCGGAGTTTTTATTGCGGTCACCGACAATGACCAGACCAATATTCTGACCTGTCTGCTGGCCAAACAGCACAAGGCTCGGCGAACCCTGGCCTTGGTCAGCCAGCCGGAATTGATCGGCCTGGCCACCGAGCTCGGCATCGACGCTTGCATTTCGCCGCGCCTGGCCGCCGCCGGGGCGATCCTGAAATTCGTTCGGCGCGGCGACATCATCTCCCTGACCGCGGTGGAGGGGAGCAATTCCGAAGTTCTCGAGTTGGAGATCAAGAAAGACAGTGGCCTGCATGGCCGCACCCTGCAGGAGCTGCATTTCCCCAGGGGGGCCATTATCGGAGCGATCGTGCGGGGCGACAAGTATGATATCCCGACCGGCGACAGCACCCTGGAAGCAGGGGATCGGGTGGTGATTTTCACCTTGCCTGAGGCGCTGCAGAAAGTGGAAAGGTTTTTTGCCTGA
- a CDS encoding HNH endonuclease: MDFFLDIDESRIRQERAKARELRKQNWWKNKIAKGICHYCGKAVPPKELTLDHIVPLVRGGRSSKGNCVPACKECNSQKQSMLPIEWEDYLQRLKAQDS; encoded by the coding sequence GTGGACTTTTTTCTGGATATCGATGAAAGCCGGATCAGGCAGGAACGTGCCAAAGCACGTGAATTACGCAAGCAGAACTGGTGGAAGAACAAGATTGCCAAAGGGATCTGTCATTATTGCGGGAAAGCCGTTCCCCCCAAAGAGCTGACCCTCGATCATATCGTGCCCCTGGTTCGCGGCGGCCGCAGCAGCAAAGGCAACTGTGTGCCCGCCTGCAAGGAATGCAACAGCCAGAAGCAGAGCATGCTGCCGATTGAGTGGGAGGACTATCTCCAGAGGTTGAAAGCTCAAGACAGCTAG
- the amrS gene encoding AmmeMemoRadiSam system radical SAM enzyme → MKKALLFESLDNNRVRCRLCAHYCVIAPGRRGICQVRENRNGVLYTLVYGRTISRNVDPIEKKPLYHFLPGSRAFSIAAPGCNFHCDWCQNWEISQQPREGQIIAGQELAPEAVVKEALAAGCRSVAYTYTEPTVFFEYCLDTARCARDNGLRNVFISNGYMSAEMLAQLHPWLDAANIDLKAFRDTTYQRFAGGRLQPVLDNLKRLHDYGIWTEVTTLLIPGLNDSAAELRELAEFMVRELGPETPWHVSRFFPQYKQNDRPPTPPQTILEAVEIGRAAGLQYIYPGNLAQKTQTRCPGCGAVLIERDGFRVGLMRVTTASCCPECGAQVGGIWGDAGP, encoded by the coding sequence ATGAAGAAAGCGCTGCTGTTCGAATCGCTGGACAACAACCGGGTGCGCTGTCGATTATGTGCTCATTACTGCGTTATTGCACCGGGCCGACGGGGAATCTGTCAGGTGCGGGAAAACCGGAACGGGGTCCTGTATACCCTGGTCTACGGACGGACTATCAGCCGCAATGTCGACCCTATCGAAAAAAAGCCTCTCTATCATTTTTTGCCGGGCAGCCGGGCTTTTTCCATTGCTGCACCGGGCTGCAATTTCCATTGTGACTGGTGCCAGAACTGGGAGATTTCCCAGCAGCCGCGCGAGGGGCAGATTATTGCCGGCCAGGAGCTGGCTCCAGAGGCAGTGGTCAAGGAGGCTCTGGCGGCGGGTTGTCGCTCCGTTGCCTATACCTATACCGAACCGACGGTCTTTTTCGAATATTGCCTTGATACCGCACGCTGCGCCCGGGACAACGGACTGCGGAACGTCTTTATCAGTAACGGCTACATGTCAGCGGAGATGCTGGCCCAGCTGCACCCCTGGCTCGATGCGGCCAACATCGATTTGAAGGCCTTTCGCGACACAACCTATCAGCGCTTTGCCGGTGGTCGCTTGCAACCGGTCCTCGATAACCTGAAACGGCTCCATGACTATGGGATCTGGACCGAGGTCACCACTCTGCTGATCCCCGGGCTGAACGACAGCGCGGCAGAGTTGCGCGAACTGGCCGAATTCATGGTTCGGGAACTGGGGCCGGAGACGCCCTGGCATGTCAGCCGATTCTTTCCCCAATACAAACAGAACGACCGCCCGCCGACTCCGCCGCAGACCATTCTGGAGGCGGTCGAAATCGGTCGCGCGGCCGGGCTGCAGTATATTTATCCGGGGAACCTGGCGCAGAAGACGCAAACCCGGTGCCCGGGTTGCGGGGCGGTGCTGATTGAACGAGATGGCTTCAGGGTTGGGCTGATGCGGGTGACGACAGCCAGCTGCTGTCCTGAATGTGGGGCTCAAGTCGGCGGCATCTGGGGTGATGCCGGACCCTAA
- a CDS encoding zinc-dependent alcohol dehydrogenase family protein encodes MKAMLLEKICDLRTEREPLRLADLPLPEPGPGEVRLRVLVCGVCHTELDEIEGRTPPPVYPVVPGHQVVGIIDKVGDAVPAARLGERVGVAWIFSACGNCRWCREGLENLCPDYRATGRDADGGYAEYMLVPAAFAVPLPASLDDVATAPLLCAGAVGYRSWKLARAAADNGPLGLTGFGSSGHLVLQLARYQDPERPVYVFARNENERRFALDLGATWTGDTEEKPPALLAAIIDTTPVWKPVLAALKCLAPGGRLVINAIRKEDRDRDLLAELDYPSQLWQEKELKSVANVTRQDVVEFLRLAAAIPLRPTCREYPLAEANRALLELKEGHIRGAKVLRISE; translated from the coding sequence ATGAAAGCCATGCTGTTGGAGAAAATCTGTGACTTGAGGACTGAGCGAGAACCCTTGCGGCTGGCGGATCTGCCCCTGCCCGAACCCGGTCCCGGTGAGGTCCGCTTGCGGGTGCTGGTGTGCGGGGTCTGCCATACCGAGCTTGATGAAATCGAGGGGCGGACGCCGCCGCCGGTTTATCCGGTGGTGCCGGGGCACCAGGTGGTTGGGATCATCGATAAGGTAGGGGATGCCGTACCCGCTGCACGGCTTGGTGAACGGGTCGGGGTGGCGTGGATTTTTTCCGCCTGCGGCAATTGCCGCTGGTGCCGGGAAGGGTTAGAGAATCTTTGCCCGGATTACCGGGCCACCGGCCGCGACGCGGATGGCGGCTATGCCGAATATATGCTGGTTCCGGCGGCATTTGCCGTGCCGTTACCGGCTTCCCTGGACGATGTCGCGACGGCTCCGCTGCTCTGTGCCGGGGCCGTCGGCTATCGCTCCTGGAAATTGGCCCGGGCTGCGGCGGATAACGGCCCCCTTGGTCTGACCGGGTTTGGTTCTTCGGGTCATCTGGTGCTGCAACTGGCGCGTTATCAAGATCCGGAACGGCCGGTCTATGTTTTTGCTCGGAATGAAAATGAGCGACGCTTCGCCCTGGACCTGGGAGCGACCTGGACCGGCGACACCGAAGAGAAGCCTCCAGCCCTGCTGGCTGCCATCATTGACACCACCCCGGTCTGGAAGCCGGTGCTGGCAGCTCTTAAATGTCTGGCGCCGGGCGGCCGACTGGTGATCAATGCCATCCGCAAGGAAGATCGGGATCGAGACTTGCTGGCCGAGTTGGATTACCCGTCCCAGTTGTGGCAGGAAAAAGAGCTCAAGAGCGTGGCCAATGTGACCCGGCAGGATGTGGTCGAGTTTCTGCGCCTGGCCGCGGCCATCCCGTTGCGGCCGACCTGCCGGGAGTACCCCCTTGCCGAGGCCAATCGCGCGCTGCTCGAGCTGAAAGAAGGCCATATCCGCGGTGCCAAAGTTCTGCGCATCAGCGAGTAA
- a CDS encoding peptidoglycan-binding domain-containing protein, producing MKKIFIISLTGLVAGLFFASLSMAGGNNSMGMKSTQNSDSQMMDNQHKTVGTTHLNNTQVRELQRLLTDKGFDAGPADGVIGTKTKQALRDYQTSQGLAVTGQADRATLRSLATDTETQEFFGLSPEFDELHMRDKGMMDQGMMDQDHMDDGMMHQERMDDSNRAVERNERGSY from the coding sequence ATGAAAAAGATATTCATTATTTCTTTGACGGGGCTTGTAGCCGGGTTGTTTTTTGCCAGTTTGAGCATGGCTGGTGGGAATAATTCCATGGGCATGAAATCGACCCAAAATTCAGACTCACAGATGATGGACAATCAGCATAAAACGGTGGGAACGACCCACTTGAATAATACCCAGGTGCGTGAACTGCAGCGGCTGTTGACTGACAAAGGGTTTGATGCCGGTCCGGCCGATGGCGTCATTGGCACCAAGACCAAGCAGGCGCTCAGAGATTACCAGACCTCGCAGGGGCTCGCTGTGACCGGACAAGCCGATCGTGCAACCTTGCGGTCTTTGGCCACGGATACTGAAACCCAGGAATTTTTCGGGTTGTCTCCCGAGTTTGATGAGCTCCATATGCGGGATAAGGGAATGATGGATCAAGGGATGATGGATCAGGACCATATGGATGACGGGATGATGCATCAGGAGCGGATGGATGACAGCAACCGTGCGGTTGAGCGCAACGAGAGGGGGAGTTACTAA